From a single Phacochoerus africanus isolate WHEZ1 chromosome 11, ROS_Pafr_v1, whole genome shotgun sequence genomic region:
- the SLC30A1 gene encoding proton-coupled zinc antiporter SLC30A1 isoform X2 produces MGCWGRNRGRLLCMLLLTFMFMVLEVVVSRVTSSLAMLSDSFHMLSDVLALVVALVAERFARRTHATQKNTFGWIRAEVMGALVNAIFLTGLCFAILLEAIERFIEPHEMQQPLVVLGVGVAGLVVNVLGLCLFHHHSGFGNDSGHGHSHGGHGHGHGFPKGGRGKSSRAGGSDSNAAPGEQGTDQEETNILVAKSSNSNGLKLDRTDPEKSRSDAVEVQVNGNLIREPDQVELEDDDDKAGQLNMRGVFLHVFGDALGSVIVVVNALVFYFSWKGCPEGEMCVNPCVPDPCKAFVELINSTHATVYEAGPCWVLYLDPTLCIVMVCILLYTTYPLLKESALILLQTVPKQIDIKNLIKELRDVEGVEEVHELHVWQLAGSRIIATAHIKCEDPTSYMQVAKIIKDVFHNHGIHATTIQPEFASVGSKSSVVPCELACRTQCALKQCCGTRPQAQSGKDAEKAPAVSISCLELSDNLEKKPRRTKVENIPAVVIEIKKMPNKQPESSL; encoded by the exons ATGGGGTGCTGGGGTCGGAACCGGGGCCGGCTGCTCTGCATGCTGTTACTGACCTTCATGTTCATGGTCCTGGAGGTGGTGGTGAGCCGGGTGACCTCGTCGCTGGCGATGCTCTCGGACTCCTTCCACATGCTGTCGGACGTGCTGGCGCTGGTGGTGGCGCTGGTGGCCGAGCGCTTCGCCCGGCGGACCCACGCCACCCAGAAGAACACGTTCGGCTGGATCCGGGCCGAAGTGATGGGGGCTCTGGTGAACGCCATCTTCCTGACCGGCCTCTGCTTCGCCATCCTGCTGGAGGCCATCGAGCGCTTCATCGAGCCGCACGAGATGCAGCAGCCGCTGGTGGTCCTCGGGGTCGGAGTGGCGGGGCTGGTGGTCAACGTGCTGGGGCTCTGCCTCTTCCACCATCACAGCGGCTTCGGCAACGACTCCGGCCACGGCCACTCGCACGGGGGgcacggccacggccacggctTCCCCAAGGGGGGCCGCGGCAAGAGCAGCCGCGCCGGCGGTAGCGACAGCAACGCGGCCCCAGGGGAGCAGGGAACCGACCAGGAGGAGACCAACATCCTGGTGGCCAAGAGCAGCAACTCCAACGGGCTGAAATTGGACCGGACAG aTCCAGAAAAGTCCAGAAGTGATGCAGTGGAAGTACAAGTGAATGGGAATCTTATCAGAGAACCGGACCAGGTGGAATtggaagatgatgatgataaggCTGGACAACTTAACATGCGTGGAGTTTTTCTGCATGTCTTTGGAGATGCTTTGGGTTCCGTGATTGTAGTAGTAAATGCCTTAGTCTTTTACTTTTCTTGGAAAGGTTGTCCTGAGGGGGAGATGTGTGTGAATCCATGTGTTCCTGACCCCTGCAAAGCATTTGTAGAATTAATTAATAGTACTCATGCAACAGTTTATGAGGCTGGTCCTTGCTGGGTGCTATATTTAGATCCAACTCTTTGTATTGTAATGGTTTGTATACTTCTTTACACAACTTATCCATTACTTAAGGAGTCTGCTCTTATTCTTCTCCAAACTGTTCCCAAACAAATTGATATCAAAAATTTGATAAAAGAACTTCGAGATGTTGAAGGAGTTGAGGAAGTTCATGAATTACATGTTTGGCAACTTGCTGGAAGCAGAATCATTGCCACTGCTCACATAAAATGTGAAGACCCGACATCGTACATGCAGGTGGCTAAGATCATTAAGGACGTTTTCCATAATCACGGAATTCACGCTACCACCATTCAACCTGAATTTGCTAGCGTAGGCTCTAAGTCAAGTGTAGTCCCTTGTGAACTTGCCTGCAGAACTCAGTGTGCTTTGAAGCAATGTTGTGGGACACGGCCACAAGCCCAATCTGGAAAGGATGCAGAAAAGGCCCCGGCAGTTAGCATTTCTTGTTTAGAACTTAGTGACAATCTAGAGAAGAAGCCCAGGAGGACTAAAGTTGAAAACATCCCTGCTGTTGtgatagagattaaaaaaatgccAAACAAACAACCTGAATCATCTTTATGA
- the SLC30A1 gene encoding proton-coupled zinc antiporter SLC30A1 isoform X1: protein MGCWGRNRGRLLCMLLLTFMFMVLEVVVSRVTSSLAMLSDSFHMLSDVLALVVALVAERFARRTHATQKNTFGWIRAEVMGALVNAIFLTGLCFAILLEAIERFIEPHEMQQPLVVLGVGVAGLVVNVLGLCLFHHHSGFGNDSGHGHSHGGHGHGHGFPKGGRGKSSRAGGSDSNAAPGEQGTDQEETNILVAKSSNSNGLKLDRTVCKVSFQRKLSCSDPEKSRSDAVEVQVNGNLIREPDQVELEDDDDKAGQLNMRGVFLHVFGDALGSVIVVVNALVFYFSWKGCPEGEMCVNPCVPDPCKAFVELINSTHATVYEAGPCWVLYLDPTLCIVMVCILLYTTYPLLKESALILLQTVPKQIDIKNLIKELRDVEGVEEVHELHVWQLAGSRIIATAHIKCEDPTSYMQVAKIIKDVFHNHGIHATTIQPEFASVGSKSSVVPCELACRTQCALKQCCGTRPQAQSGKDAEKAPAVSISCLELSDNLEKKPRRTKVENIPAVVIEIKKMPNKQPESSL, encoded by the exons ATGGGGTGCTGGGGTCGGAACCGGGGCCGGCTGCTCTGCATGCTGTTACTGACCTTCATGTTCATGGTCCTGGAGGTGGTGGTGAGCCGGGTGACCTCGTCGCTGGCGATGCTCTCGGACTCCTTCCACATGCTGTCGGACGTGCTGGCGCTGGTGGTGGCGCTGGTGGCCGAGCGCTTCGCCCGGCGGACCCACGCCACCCAGAAGAACACGTTCGGCTGGATCCGGGCCGAAGTGATGGGGGCTCTGGTGAACGCCATCTTCCTGACCGGCCTCTGCTTCGCCATCCTGCTGGAGGCCATCGAGCGCTTCATCGAGCCGCACGAGATGCAGCAGCCGCTGGTGGTCCTCGGGGTCGGAGTGGCGGGGCTGGTGGTCAACGTGCTGGGGCTCTGCCTCTTCCACCATCACAGCGGCTTCGGCAACGACTCCGGCCACGGCCACTCGCACGGGGGgcacggccacggccacggctTCCCCAAGGGGGGCCGCGGCAAGAGCAGCCGCGCCGGCGGTAGCGACAGCAACGCGGCCCCAGGGGAGCAGGGAACCGACCAGGAGGAGACCAACATCCTGGTGGCCAAGAGCAGCAACTCCAACGGGCTGAAATTGGACCGGACAG TCTGCAAGGTGTCATTCCAAAGAAAATTAAGCTGCTCTG aTCCAGAAAAGTCCAGAAGTGATGCAGTGGAAGTACAAGTGAATGGGAATCTTATCAGAGAACCGGACCAGGTGGAATtggaagatgatgatgataaggCTGGACAACTTAACATGCGTGGAGTTTTTCTGCATGTCTTTGGAGATGCTTTGGGTTCCGTGATTGTAGTAGTAAATGCCTTAGTCTTTTACTTTTCTTGGAAAGGTTGTCCTGAGGGGGAGATGTGTGTGAATCCATGTGTTCCTGACCCCTGCAAAGCATTTGTAGAATTAATTAATAGTACTCATGCAACAGTTTATGAGGCTGGTCCTTGCTGGGTGCTATATTTAGATCCAACTCTTTGTATTGTAATGGTTTGTATACTTCTTTACACAACTTATCCATTACTTAAGGAGTCTGCTCTTATTCTTCTCCAAACTGTTCCCAAACAAATTGATATCAAAAATTTGATAAAAGAACTTCGAGATGTTGAAGGAGTTGAGGAAGTTCATGAATTACATGTTTGGCAACTTGCTGGAAGCAGAATCATTGCCACTGCTCACATAAAATGTGAAGACCCGACATCGTACATGCAGGTGGCTAAGATCATTAAGGACGTTTTCCATAATCACGGAATTCACGCTACCACCATTCAACCTGAATTTGCTAGCGTAGGCTCTAAGTCAAGTGTAGTCCCTTGTGAACTTGCCTGCAGAACTCAGTGTGCTTTGAAGCAATGTTGTGGGACACGGCCACAAGCCCAATCTGGAAAGGATGCAGAAAAGGCCCCGGCAGTTAGCATTTCTTGTTTAGAACTTAGTGACAATCTAGAGAAGAAGCCCAGGAGGACTAAAGTTGAAAACATCCCTGCTGTTGtgatagagattaaaaaaatgccAAACAAACAACCTGAATCATCTTTATGA